Below is a genomic region from Sphaeramia orbicularis chromosome 6, fSphaOr1.1, whole genome shotgun sequence.
tatatttcaTTAAATGACAATGTACACGTGTGAAAAGAATTACACCATCAACTAAACTAATGCAAACAGTTGAACATATCTGTTTTTATAAATGATTAAACCTCTTAATgtccaaatgagacaaaaaacagaaaaactccaCATTGATGTGATTATAGGTCTAGCAGTTATTTTACAGTGATACATATGTTCAGTCTCAGCTTTTGAGGGTTAAACAAATGACGCCACATTTTCAtgacttttcaacaaaatctggagcctgatttattcacttttagcaaattattttttttaaacatgtaattACTGCAAGATTTGTCAAAGGgtgtttatttacatattttatgtcATCAAACAACATGTGCATCCATGATTTGTGTAACAAACAGACCTTATTTCGACCATGTCACAAAACACCAACTGAAAAGAGAAGGGATCAGAGCGctatctgacctctgacttttaacatttatttctcCAATGAACCGATCCCGCTGATGACTGCACTAAGCAAATGTGAGGTCTTATTTTAGCTGCCACCTTTTCTCATTAAATATGATCCTGGAGTTGTTTGTATTTTGAGAAGGTCACTGTGCAGGCTGTCAACACACTTGGCCTCAGAATACAATACCCACAATCTCCTCGTGACAGTTTGCCTATGTTTAAtctatttctgtcattgctcatcctcttttctcttctctttcagGCACTTCTGTCTTTCTTGCTGCCTGGCCATGGCCGTCTGCGCTCACGCATCGAGGAGGTTCTGGACCTGCCTCTAATCCAGCAGCAGGCCGAGAACGGTGCGCTTGACATTGGAAGCCTATCCCAGTTCATTGTTGGGGTGATGGGCTCACTGTGTGCCCCGTGCAGAGATGAGGACATCAATAAGCTAAAGGAGATCACAGATATTGTACCGCTGCTAAAGTAAGTCAGGAGGCTGGAGACAGACTGTCATGAGCTGTGAGTGTTCCAGGCTTTAGCTTATTTTTAGATCATGTAATTTCATTCCAATCCATTAGTCTGCAGAAGGCATCTTAGACTGGAGTGACGTTATCTTAGAGGATTATAAGAGATGAGCTGCAGCTGCAACCAGAAAAATTAATGTATACTTTATGAGATTGATCATAAAAGTTAGGCTGCATTTCCCTGTAAATATCATGTCATAACCATAGTATTCCTATGTTTTCtatctgtgtatttttttcttttgctgcttCTCAAAGGGCCATCTTTTCTGTGCTGGACCTGATGAAGATGGACATGGCTAACTTTGCTCTGAGCAGCATCAGGCCTCATCTGATGCAGCAGTCAGTTGAATATGAGAGAAACAAGTTCCAGGAGTTTCTAGAGAAACAGCCCAGTAAGGAGATGTCATATTTTTTCGTACATTAGAGATAAGCAGAAAAATTTCATGCACAATTTTGACAAAATATACCTGACATATCTTTGGGATtttagacttagacagactttatttgtcattctagATTTTACATCAGAAATGAAATTTTGATGCAGTTAGCTCAGCAGACAGCAACACTAAATACAAACAAGCACTATGTATGCAGTATAAtatatacaagatagaataaatatgcatatataaaAACTATGTGTGAGTATAAAAAAGGAACTATGGTTCTCTgattttaaaaaagcaatttttagTACTGAATATTGCAGTTATATTGCACGTTAGAACAGTCCCATGTAGGTGAGGGTGGGTGTGTGAGGGAGGAGGGGGATATAATGTTGAGTTCAGCAgtctatgttcagactgcaggcaaatgtggcccaaatccaagttttttgcccatatgtgacctgtatccaatctgttaaagacagtttgaacagcacaaatccgacccaggccactttcatatgtggtactaaatctaatacaaatccaatattttgcaatgtgacttcagtctggaccgccaggtcacatttatccgacctttacgtcattgaaatgcgacaaacatcacaatgcTGCATCACAGgtgtgttacttccataaacacagtgcgtgcctgcctGGTCACGTAtaacatcaggacctcttttgcacatgcgggtctcttcagggtcacattcacttcatactcaaaactgatagaagtcgcatttaatgtgtaatatgaacgagcacacaaaaaatctaatttcaccaaaaaaatccaaattgtgcatgaagacctgctgtctgaatgtagccttactTATGGCATGTGGAATGAAACTGTGTCTGGACCTGGCTGATCTGGACAGCTGCTCATTTACACTCAGCTCATGAAAGTTGACATGAAAAAAGTCTCTTGAATTGAAAACCTCTCTACTGTAggcgaaatgaacaaaaacaattagtcccctgtgtatgtgtggtgtgttACATAATTGTCCTGCTCTTGATTTATAACAAGCTCTCACATTGTACTGAGTCTTGTTTAAACACTGAACAgagcctttcttcttcttcttagatGCCTTAGACTACACTGAGAAGTGGCTGGAGGATACTGTAAGATGTCTGAGAGAGGCTGAAGCAGTTGATTCTCACAGTGCCTCATCTGACCCTCCATCTCTTCTCCCTCTTAACGTCCATAATCATGCCTATCTACGCCTGCTGAGGTGGGACCATGCTGCAGACCCCTTCCCAGAGGTAAACACATTTTACTAGTTTATCTCTGTTTCAAATACATTTCCCACCCCTCCTCATTTTATCACTTGAATGCATGTCTTCTATCCTGAGCTGCATTTCTTTTTGCTTTCTCTCACTAGACAGTATTGATGGACCAGATTCGGTTCCAGGAGATGCAGCAGGAGGCCGAGCGCTTGGTTCTGCTCTCCTCTGTGCTCCTCATCATATACACTACAACAGGAGAGGCCATCTCAGGCCTGCCAGGACTCATGGAGACTCTCAAAAACACTGTTAATGTCATGCTCACCGACATGCACACACCGTGAGTACAAGCTCTTCACCCGCAAACAATCTGTCAGCACTGTTGTTTAAATGGAGCTTCTTTTCTCTACAGCTTGGGTTGTAGGGTTGTAAAACAGTGGATGTGTTAAGAGAACTGGAGCAGGTTCTGCAATTCTGCCTTATTGCAAATTCCCCTAAGGGCCACTTGTGGTACTGCATCAAAAAAGTCCCTgaagtaaaaaaggaaaaaaaaaaaatttcatcatAGTGGAAAAACAAGGTGTCTGCTGCTGAAAGTTTATCATGGGTGATGATACAGTTGAGTCATACAAGAGCGAAAAGCATTTTTTTAAACTGTCAAatacaaataatgacattttATTATTGGACTTCCATAGTTACCAATTTTCTACTACTTTTCTTAAGGTCAGAAATGCTAAATAAATGTGCAGACATAACATATTTACACACTTCCATCACAGAGTATTATACTCTAGTAGTTTGAGATGCTTCCAAATACTGGAATCCTTGAATTTATGTATAATTATTTATCTTATATTCTCACCTGTAGATCCCATCTCCTTGTGATGTTCTAAAACATGGCTGATTTTATTCTAAATACCTGCTTTAAGGAGAGTGTCAATGCCACTCTTCACACTGTTTCTAAAGTGACTGTTAGCTTAATCTAACCTAATGACTTTAACCTCCAACAACACAAAGCAGCACATAATCCTACAAACCTATAAACCTGcagttatgtatgtatttatttatttattgacaactttttttttatgatttttccaACATTGACAGCATtaaagcatttcttacaaaagttgtgaactttcctcccaccccatccaggtggcattcCCACAAACACAACCATATAAACACTCACGTATCAAACGGGCAAATAGAAcaccaaaagaagaaaataaatatacgcaaatacaaaaaaacaaatcaaacaaacccaactcaaaccaatctgtgttgatcattaTGTTCAtaacaccaacattctggacctctggacaattatgtatttttaaacatatcttttttttgtgaatttaagAGGTGTTTCTAGGATTCATTTTCATTTGGACACATCATGCTAGTTGCTTCCAGTCCTTACACCAAACTAAGATAAACTGAGTTAAGCTAATTATCATCTGAATGTTGAACTGCAGTAGTTTAAGTGTTAAAGTGCTGGAACTGTGTCAATTTTAGGTCTTTGTACTGTGATTAGTGTATTGCTAAATATATTTGCTTGGAGTGTGGCTATCACTGGATAAACATCGCATCTTGGCTCCAAGATGATCCAAAGGAGGCTGATAAATGTTATTTCCCTGTAAACAACATGCTTATCCATAGTTCTGAACATTATCTGCTCAAAAGCCTTATCAAACACACTATATGCTACTTGTCCTGCATCAAACAATTgccagaaatgcaaaaattcacaattatCTCATGAACACATCATGCATTTATAAGTTGATAAATTGCCAAAGACGTTTTCCTCCAAAGTTAGTGTCAACAAAACCAAAGGAAAATGTAGTTGGACTCATTTTAAAATAGTTAAAGTTGTCTAGGGGCAACTATTGGCTATCATTGTATATAATTTAGCGATTATGTGTGACATGTTTTTAGTTGTTTAAACATAAATAATGCACTTTTAACTTTTCTATTATTTGTTCCAAGGTCTTTTTGTGCACAGGAGGCCTTGGCAACCATTGGAGAGAAACTGTGTGTTGAGTTGAGTCAGTGTCTGAGCCAACATGGCTACTCTCCGTTCTCAGCTGACAGAAGAAGCACTCTAAAGGGACAAATTTTAGCCACCATCCAACCAGACAACACAGTCCGCAAGCTAATGGGTAAGAACAGCGACAAGTAAATACTTTCTACAGACAACTCTCTCAGAGGGCAGAAGTACAGAAAAGTTCATGCAGATGATTATATGGTTATGTAATTTTGTTTGACAATGACAAAGAGTAATGTCTCCTCTCCCTTCAGACTCTCGGGTTCAGAGCTACCTCCTGGCCTCTCTGGAGTCCAGTCAACATAAGACCCCCCCTCCTCTCCCCGGGGGTCTGGCCCCCGTCAGCAGGGAGCTGAAGGAGCTCACCGTCCGCTTCAGTCGCCTCGTCAACTTCAACAAGCTTGTCTTCTCTCCTTTCTACCAACAGATTCTCCAGAAAATACTGACGCCAGGAGAGATTCCCAGCACGGAGGCGTAAATGTGACAGCGTGGAGTAAAAGTAATAAGGAGGGTGGTGTGTAGTTTTGCAATTTCCCCTTACAAGCTAATGGTTAAGATTTAGAGAACAAATTGAGGAAGCTCATCTGCGTTTGTTGGGAAAAACCAACAGAGTGTGCAACTCAAACtgacataattttaaaaaatgctgcGTGCCATTTCAGTTACATAAGCTCACAGTGTTGCTTCTTTGATAAAAGCTCAGGCCTCATGACTGTGACCCTACAGCAGCCATTTTACATTCACTGACAGGGCTGGGTGTCATTCAGGTGGGTTATTTCTATACACACAATTAATGCTTAGTAGAACATCAAGGAAACACAAGTAAAACACAAATTCTGCCATATCTTATTAGAGATTAAGTCGTCAAGACAAAATATTAACAAGCTGTGTCAGAGGAGTAGATTGGTATGTCACCAAATATTATCAGTGGCTCTTATTTGGGGAAGCATTAAAGCATTTGACTGAACTTCTTAACCCAGGAAATGACTCGCATCTAAGATAAGAAGCAATTTCCGAAACTCAAAAGAGATGCATCCTTTCCCGTCAGAACACAGAACCAAATGTATGATGGTGATAGATCAGTCCTTGTTGAGCAGTATTTTCTAATAGCAGCAGATCATATTCAGCTTCAGTCACTCTCAGCTAACACTAGATGTGAAGTCATggaaaaagaaatgagaaaagtactgATCAATTTGTATTTAGCATTGCCCTGACTATTGAGACTTATTTCTAATCTATATATGGTAACCATGGTTATTATAGTTAACAAGACCAAAATGAAAACTAGCATTGAAACATTAATATTGTTTATTCAAAttttcaaaaagaaaaataaattaaaactgcaaGTAGCAATACAATTCAAAGTAAAAAGAAATAGAGTTGCAGGTAAAATCATCTTATTTGTCATTTCCCTCTCATGTGAATGGTTCATGGTATACATGAATAAAATGGCTTAGCTTAATAAATGAAGCATAAGGTACAGCAAAGTAGTCATTATTACAAAAGTAACTCAGTCAAGCCAGTGACCTGACCAATAATGATCAGTTTACTCTTCATTAAAACCATTTATTACATGGTGTTTtactaaagaaaaacaaaatatagatTTAAAAGTTATTTCTTTGAGTTAAAAATGATCTCTTGAGTCTATCATCAAACCTAAGCCCATAGCAGCTGTCTTTATTCAGAAATAACAACCATATTATTAGATTTAAGTGTTTAAGAAAGCCGTACAATACCAAATCTTCATTAAACATTTGTCACATTTGACATTATGCATTCTTTCGATCAAACTTTTTGAGCATTCATAAATCATAATATATAACCACCATCTCAAAGTGAGAAACTACTAACCAATCGAAAACTAGTCAATTaaagtaaataacaataaatgtacttacaaattcataaaactaaactaagacaaagaccaaaaactgaaaaacaagtaaaaagtgGTGAAATATTCAAAACTAGGATAACTTTTATTTTCCGCTCCTCTGTGCGTTGATAATGAAGGGCCTACTTGACAGAAGAATTGTAAATAATCTATAATATCCAGATCATCGGGAAGTATATAGTGAGCATTTTCTGGTTTAGGAGGTTGTTTAATTacttgtgtgtgtctttgtgttttacTCTGTGGCACTTGGTGTGTACTGGGCCCTGATTGTAATGTTTCTTCACTAACAGCTTTCTGTATTTGACAGTTTTTAAACTTGCTGCTTCTGACAGTTTGCAGTCGATACACAAAGCATATTGAGGTTTGTTAGTATTTGTCAAAGCTGTTTCACACCAGTGTGTTGTGGAAATGTggtgcagaaaacagaaaatctgCCAGACAATTACACACATCAGGTCAAGTCTGAGTAATACCCAATACCCTAAAATAATTACACACAGAGCCTGGTATGACCCTAGTGATAGTGAACTGTACATGGTGGATACACTGCTGTAGGAGGATTGGTGTACAATAATTGATATCACTTGGGAAATGCAGGAATCAGATCATTAACAGCCATTAAATAGTTTTTTGTATATTTCCATGCAGAGTTTTTGCATGAAAGTCCATACTTGGCTTTTAATGACAAAAAAGCAGCTGTGTAGCACATACAAGCAACagaatgtaaacaacaacagacaACTGCATGCTGTCAGTGGCACCATAGAGAAGTACAGTGGTAACAAAAACTGCACAGCTTTACAGGAGAGATATTGTGaaaattagttatttatttattcagttagaGAAATGTTGTTGATTCATGACTGTTGATTCGTTATTCGCATTATTTAAAGCAGAAGCTGGAGTATTTACTGACAGTTAGGAGGGGCATCATCTTAACACTTGTGAATTTGTCATTTCAGATCATGAATTTTTCAGATATTCCGTCTTAGATTTATGATATCACAGTTTATGCCTCATTAAGCACTCACGAAAAATTGCCTAAAACCATCAGATTTATTCAGATTcaggatactttattaatcctagaGGAAATTATGAGAAAGGTACAAAAAAGGGGCAAAGAAAGTAGGGGAAAAAGTTAAAAGTATGGGAAAGGGCAGAAAACCTAGTCCAAAAACGGTTGATTCTGCTGTTGAGACATGGTTTTATTGACATTTCATTAGCTAGTTACGTTAGCTACACCATCACTGCAGCTAAAGGCATCCATCATTACTAGTAATTTAGTTCCATATAACATATACCTTAACCGTAGactgtatatcaggggtgtcaaactcattttagttcaggggccacattcagcccaatatgatctcaagtgggctggaccaataaaataagaaTTACAgcgaaaaaaggtaaaattatataatgaaaatgtttacatctacaaactatcctttaaaaatgtgaacatggacaacctgaaatgtctttagaaaaatcagtgcaattttaataacattatacctcagtttatcatttacacatatccatcacaacttatagatcacagtggatgtacaaatacacttagcatttaataataggcagaatattggtaaaaatgctcttatttttcttaatacatttcaggttgttcatatttgttcaggttattcacattttttgtgaaagtatactTTATAAATGTCAACATCTTCATGTATTTTGacgttttttttacactaaaacaaagagaaaactgtggagttatcattatttataggttattataatagtattttactggtctgatccactttaaatcATATCAGTCTGTACATCCTTGAacgttaatatcttcattgtaatttttacatttcataaattcttttcgcaggccggttttagcccacgggctgtatgtttgacatctgtgctgtgTATACTTAGTGGATAGAGGAATCATGATGTCATCCAGTCACTGACAAACTGCCAATATAAAGCaaggtatttatttttctgtcaccGTGTTGGCTTattggagctggaagtgaccataaaTGGACAAAAGGAGCAGAACTATGGGAGCCCAAGGGGTCAGAGATGAGTCAATGCTAAGTGCTAGTGCTCTGTAAAAGAGTAAACTTCATCAAGGGTCTGCAGTCGAGCGAGTACAGTTCAGCTGTCTGACAGGAAAAAAATACAAGCGACTCCGCAGGCGAgggagctgtcatacagacctgtcaatcaaaagcCAGCACACACAGCAGAGCTTCAACCTGAGAACTTGTTAATGGAGCAATAACTTAAAGATGGACCAACT
It encodes:
- the tcp11l1 gene encoding T-complex protein 11-like protein 1, which translates into the protein MSKEADHFEDGGDKESKEERTQDASEETVRKRVRANTPSPHRGTTPQASPPRFVSVEELMETAKGVTNMALAHEIMVNQAFQVKPAELPEGSLERRVKEIMHKAFWGCLEAQLKEDPPSYSHAIKLLAEIKEALLSFLLPGHGRLRSRIEEVLDLPLIQQQAENGALDIGSLSQFIVGVMGSLCAPCRDEDINKLKEITDIVPLLKAIFSVLDLMKMDMANFALSSIRPHLMQQSVEYERNKFQEFLEKQPNALDYTEKWLEDTVRCLREAEAVDSHSASSDPPSLLPLNVHNHAYLRLLRWDHAADPFPETVLMDQIRFQEMQQEAERLVLLSSVLLIIYTTTGEAISGLPGLMETLKNTVNVMLTDMHTPSFCAQEALATIGEKLCVELSQCLSQHGYSPFSADRRSTLKGQILATIQPDNTVRKLMDSRVQSYLLASLESSQHKTPPPLPGGLAPVSRELKELTVRFSRLVNFNKLVFSPFYQQILQKILTPGEIPSTEA